One Acutalibacter muris DNA window includes the following coding sequences:
- a CDS encoding helicase-related protein translates to MDSKEVLQQYIVGAMKSQSAIAELEKNLVDTSDFLKIQEAARSRYVIGFIRRVVQFKREEASAKDICLNIRDLILVLGRVKLTEKLYTVVKEYGTEFDLVCENDLQVSCLHHIPEWLEPHQYIKDVYALRHDDGIELETESSGDAILATHTGFNAYKSFEQKVAVHTALNLPNGHTLLISLPTGGGKSLVTQLLASSSDGLTVVIVPTVALALDQYYAAQQNLTNATEIYCYRGEQSEIERVEIIKALKDKKARMLFTSPEAILKNSELHRILDNAAKSHYLTNVVVDEAHVVPDWGVFFRPDFQIFSILLKKWKYESEGFIRTFLLSATLSDDVVDTLFALFGSDGKNAQVRCDALRQEPRFYFHSAKSRKEQVDKTIEAIKLLPKPMVVYVLEPREAKELQKKLREFGYKNIPVFTGETTETDRNTILTGWKNHDFDVVIATSAFGIGVDKPDVRTIVHACCPENLSRFYQEVGRGGRDRLPSLSLFIPYQSRYDSDGDVRRALGLVSKRVLTVDRAVIRWKGMLSNPAAMIDSDECVLNTSATPSTMTVEEAEYAGNRNVAWNVNLLLFLHRTGFIDLLDANYVFDKKSNPPKKYYTVTIKLLQPDILSDDDSLTAALTEPRAREYEAQMVGYRIMSELVSSPKALCWGRVFRHLFPLSREVCNGCPADPEGRITSDDTYKLRTDPEIKLPTAPPAPRLGRNMGSFNEMIISRPSTGPCSTEEVAVIAEKAYQNNIGAFVVPSRLADEIVYNGILLNYEEFYYAVVHCPYLFAKGVVCIFDGDTATNFTLYKNLGKLDAFGYRKILYCNENTIVANGGKTIREYSDGYPIPIQKF, encoded by the coding sequence ATGGATAGTAAAGAAGTATTACAGCAATACATAGTGGGAGCCATGAAGTCCCAAAGTGCCATTGCGGAATTAGAGAAAAATCTTGTCGATACATCTGATTTTTTGAAAATACAGGAGGCAGCAAGATCACGCTATGTAATTGGATTTATCCGACGCGTCGTTCAGTTCAAACGAGAAGAAGCATCAGCAAAGGATATATGCCTAAATATTCGTGACCTTATCTTAGTTCTTGGTCGTGTGAAGCTTACTGAAAAACTTTACACGGTTGTAAAAGAGTACGGTACAGAGTTCGATCTCGTGTGTGAAAATGACCTGCAAGTGTCTTGTTTACACCATATTCCAGAATGGCTTGAACCTCATCAATACATCAAGGATGTGTACGCCCTTCGCCATGACGATGGTATTGAGCTTGAAACTGAATCTTCCGGTGATGCGATACTGGCAACACATACTGGCTTTAACGCCTATAAAAGCTTTGAACAAAAGGTAGCCGTTCATACCGCTTTGAATTTACCCAATGGCCATACACTTCTTATTTCGCTACCTACTGGCGGTGGCAAGAGCTTGGTTACGCAGCTGTTGGCAAGTTCTTCTGACGGGTTAACTGTTGTAATTGTACCCACTGTGGCCTTGGCTTTAGATCAGTATTATGCAGCCCAGCAAAACTTGACAAACGCAACCGAGATTTATTGTTATCGAGGCGAACAATCTGAAATTGAAAGAGTTGAAATCATCAAAGCTCTGAAAGATAAAAAGGCACGTATGCTGTTTACTTCTCCAGAGGCAATTTTGAAGAACTCAGAGCTTCACCGCATATTGGACAATGCAGCAAAAAGTCACTATTTGACCAATGTTGTGGTTGATGAAGCCCATGTTGTTCCAGATTGGGGCGTGTTTTTTAGACCCGACTTTCAGATTTTCTCTATCCTTCTGAAGAAGTGGAAATATGAATCGGAAGGGTTCATCCGTACATTTCTGCTTTCGGCCACGCTGTCTGATGATGTAGTTGACACCTTGTTTGCACTGTTTGGTTCAGACGGTAAAAATGCTCAGGTTCGTTGTGATGCACTTCGGCAAGAGCCACGATTCTATTTCCACTCTGCAAAGTCTCGAAAAGAACAAGTTGATAAGACTATCGAGGCCATCAAATTGCTTCCAAAGCCGATGGTTGTCTATGTGCTTGAACCAAGAGAAGCTAAGGAACTGCAAAAAAAGCTTCGTGAATTTGGATACAAAAATATCCCCGTTTTTACCGGAGAAACCACGGAAACAGACCGAAACACTATATTAACCGGCTGGAAAAATCACGACTTTGATGTTGTGATTGCTACCTCTGCCTTTGGTATTGGTGTTGACAAACCCGATGTCAGAACGATCGTCCATGCTTGTTGTCCTGAAAATCTGAGCAGATTTTACCAGGAGGTAGGTCGTGGTGGTCGTGATAGGCTTCCATCGCTTAGCCTGTTTATTCCTTATCAGAGCAGATACGATAGCGACGGTGATGTGCGTCGGGCGCTGGGCCTTGTCAGCAAAAGAGTTCTCACCGTTGACCGCGCGGTTATTCGCTGGAAGGGGATGCTTTCTAACCCTGCAGCAATGATTGATTCTGATGAATGTGTTTTGAACACTTCTGCCACACCTTCCACGATGACAGTCGAGGAGGCCGAGTATGCAGGAAACAGAAATGTTGCATGGAATGTAAACTTACTGCTGTTCCTGCATCGCACCGGATTTATTGACCTTCTTGATGCAAACTATGTATTCGACAAAAAATCGAATCCACCAAAAAAATACTATACGGTCACGATTAAGCTACTACAACCGGATATCCTCAGCGATGATGACAGCCTCACAGCTGCACTGACAGAACCCCGCGCCAGAGAATATGAAGCACAAATGGTTGGATATAGAATCATGAGTGAGCTTGTATCCTCTCCTAAAGCATTGTGTTGGGGACGTGTTTTCAGACACCTTTTCCCGCTTTCACGGGAAGTATGCAATGGCTGTCCAGCAGATCCTGAAGGCCGCATCACAAGTGATGATACTTACAAGTTGCGAACCGATCCTGAGATTAAGCTTCCAACTGCACCTCCGGCTCCACGCTTGGGGCGAAATATGGGGTCCTTTAATGAAATGATTATCAGCAGGCCATCAACCGGACCTTGCAGCACTGAAGAAGTTGCTGTGATTGCAGAAAAGGCTTACCAAAACAATATCGGTGCATTTGTTGTTCCAAGCCGTCTGGCCGATGAGATTGTTTACAATGGCATTCTCTTAAATTACGAAGAGTTCTATTATGCGGTTGTCCATTGCCCCTATCTCTTCGCTAAAGGTGTTGTCTGTATTTTTGACGGCGACACCGCCACAAACTTTACTCTGTACAAGAACCTTGGAAAACTGGATGCCTTTGGCTATCGTAAGATACTCTACTGCAACGAGAACACCATCGTTGCCAATGGTGGTAAAACGATAAGAGAGTATAGCGACGGTTATCCTATTCCGATTCAAAAATTCTAA